One window from the genome of Triticum aestivum cultivar Chinese Spring unplaced genomic scaffold, IWGSC CS RefSeq v2.1 scaffold232522, whole genome shotgun sequence encodes:
- the LOC123177877 gene encoding non-specific lipid-transfer protein 4.1 produces MARGAATQLVLVAMVAAMLLVACDAAISCGQVTSALSPCISYARGNGANPPAACCSGVRSLAGAARSTADKQAACKCIKSAAGGLNAGKAAGIPSKCGVSVPYAISSSVDCSKIR; encoded by the coding sequence ATGGCTCGCGGTGCAGCTACTCAGCTCGTGCTGGTCGCCATGGTGGCCGCTATGCTCCTCGTAGCCTGCGATGCGGCGATATCCTGCGGTCAGGTGACCTCTGCCTTGAGCCCCTGCATCTCCTATGCACGCGGCAACGGCGCCAACCCGCCTGCGGCCTGCTGCAGCGGCGTCAGGAGTCTGGCCGGTGCAGCCCGGAGCACCGCTGACAAGCAAGCAGCGTGCAAGTGCATCAAGAGCGCTGCTGGTGGGCTCAACGCTGGCAAGGCCGCCGGCATCCCTTCAAAGTGCGGCGTCAGCGTCCCCTACGCCATCAGCTCATCTGTGGACTGTTCTAAGATTCGTTGA